CCTTAGGGTTGAAGCTTCCAACCTGCATCCAGGTCCACAAGGTTTGTGAATAGTTACCACTTACCGGAGGGTGAATAAGGAAATTGATGCCGATAATGAGTGTGATGATGGCCGAGAGGCTTACACTTCCTGAACCTATTGCGGCAATCCAGGTACGGGACATGCGGTTACCGGCAAATGCCAGCGTCAAAAAGCCGGCAAGTGGTAAAGCAGGAATGAGCCACAGTAGGTTATTCATGTTAATTATCCTTTCATTTCTTTTAATTTGTCAATATCCAATGATTTATGCTGATGATAGATTTGGAGGATTAATGCTAGTCCAACCGAAACCTCTGCTGCTGCCATAGCCAGAATAAAGATGAACATTACTTGCCCGTCGGGCTGCACCCAGCGTGAACCTGCTGCCACAAAAGCTAAACCTGAAGCATTTAGCATTATTTCAACAGATATCAGCATGAAAATGATGTTCTTTCGGATTATAACTCCAACAATTCCCAGTGCGAAAAGTAATGCGGCTAGCAGGATAACCATTTCTATAGATATGGATGATGTCATGATGGTTCCTCCTCTTTTAGAAAACGGTGCAATTCTGTTTTTTTATGTTGTCCAATATGTGCAGCACTTACTACACCTGCCATTAATAGCATTGCAGCCAGTTCTACACCGATAAAGTAGGGCTTGAATAGTGAAATGGCTACAGCTTTGGCATCAACTGCCTGCATATTGTAGGGACTGGGCTGAGCTATAATGATTAGGTAAAACAGCTCGGCAAAAAGTATGGCAGATAAAATGGTGGGACCAATCCATATCTTCGGTTTAAGCCATTGCTGCTCTTGCTTTGCTGTCTCTTTACCGAGGTTTAAAAGCATAATCACAAAGATAAAAAGTACCATAATTGCACCTGCGTAGATGATGACCTCCAGTAATGTGGCAAAATGGGCTCCCAGTAAGAAAAAGATGACAGATAATGATAACAAGGAAATGACCAGATACAGTAATGCATGCACCGGGTTGTGTCTGGTGATGACCATGATGGTAGAAATCAGGGTCACAGCAGCGGCTATATAGAACGCAATATTCATATTTAAGGTAATAAACTGTGTATATCAATAGGAGGATCTTCATTGTCTCCCTCACCTTTTTCTTTAACACCCGCTGCCAGGCCGGCAACTTTGTAATAATTATATCCTGGATATTTTCCTTGACTGTCTATTAGTAAATCCTCTTTCTCATAAACCAGATTCTGCCGGTTATATTCGGCCATTTCAAAGTCTGGAATGAGCTGAATCGCATAGGT
This is a stretch of genomic DNA from Candidatus Pedobacter colombiensis. It encodes these proteins:
- the nuoJ gene encoding NADH-quinone oxidoreductase subunit J, coding for MNIAFYIAAAVTLISTIMVITRHNPVHALLYLVISLLSLSVIFFLLGAHFATLLEVIIYAGAIMVLFIFVIMLLNLGKETAKQEQQWLKPKIWIGPTILSAILFAELFYLIIIAQPSPYNMQAVDAKAVAISLFKPYFIGVELAAMLLMAGVVSAAHIGQHKKTELHRFLKEEEPS
- the nuoK gene encoding NADH-quinone oxidoreductase subunit NuoK, which codes for MTSSISIEMVILLAALLFALGIVGVIIRKNIIFMLISVEIMLNASGLAFVAAGSRWVQPDGQVMFIFILAMAAAEVSVGLALILQIYHQHKSLDIDKLKEMKG